The Desulfobulbus propionicus DSM 2032 DNA segment AGCTCGGCACGCAGACGGGCGTCAAGCCGATGGCCGGTGTCGACATAGTCGCGCAGGCCGGTGCCCCGCTCGATGACGATCAGGGCTCCGATGCGGCGTCTGGCCATGTAGGTGGCCGCGCGGACGATTTCGTCCAGGTCCTTTTCCGCCATGTCGACTGTCTTGTGAAAGGGCGTTTTGCCCATCTGGGTCAGGGCACGGCGGATGTCGGTTTGGAAGAGGATGACCAGGACCACCAGGATGGAGCCGAGAAAGGTTTTGAGCAGCCAGTGCAGGGTTTGCAGTTCAAACTTGCCGGCAAGGAAATAGATGATAATAATGAGCGCGATGCCCACCAGCATCTGCACCGCGCGGGTGCCGCGAATGAGCAGCATGATCCGGTAAATGATGAAGGAAACGATAAGGATATCGAGGATATCCAGGAGTCGCAGGAAACGGATCGCGTCAAGCATCGGCGGCCGGGGCAAGGGTGAACGGGATCGGAAACGACTCTGATATGTAGCACGTCGGCTACCGATTGAACAGGGGAAAGTAGGGCCGACCCGACAACCGCCCGGCAACGGAAAGCGGCAAGGGATCGACCGTCATGCACAACCCGGAGGAGAACCATGATAGAACAACTTGTCCGCCAGACCAGAACGGTTCGGCGGTTTCACCAGGATCGGCCGCTTGATCCAGCCATGCTGCACCGCCTGATCGATCTTGCCCGTCTGGGCGGTTCGGCCCGCAACGCCCAGGTGTTGAAATACACGGTGGTCACCGACGGGCGGCTGTGCGGGCAGCTGTTTCCCCTGCTTGGCTGGGCAGGGTATCTGCGCGACTGGCCGGGACCGGCGGAAGGGGAACGGCCGCCGGCTTATATTGTCTGCCTGCTGGACAACGAGCTGCTCAAGGGGCCGCAAACCGAGGCCCACTTCGATCTGGGCATCGCCACCCAAAACCTGTTGCTCGGCGCGGCCGAGCAGGGGGTGTTCGGCTGCCGTATCGGCGCTTTTTCAGCGGCGGCGGTACAGCGGCTGCTGCAACTGTCTGATCGCTTCACGGCGCTGTTGGTGGTGGCCCTCGGGTATCCGGCGGAAACCGTGGTGTTGGAAGAGATGGGCGCGGACGGCGATATCCGTTACTGGCACGACGAGCGGGAAGTGCATCATGTACCCAAACGGCCGCTTGCCGATCTGTTGGTCGCCCCCCCGGAGGAGGCGTGAGCCAGGCCGATATGCTGCACCTGCTGGGCTTGTTGTCGGTGGTGACCTTTGTCGGCAGCCTGATCGCCGTTCCCTGGTTGATCGGCCGGATGCAGCCGGATTACTTTCTTACCCACTGGCGCAAGGTCGATGCGCGTCACCGCCGTCATCCGGCCTGGGCCCTGGCGACCCTGGTGGTACGCAATACCCTTGGCCTGCTGCTGGTCCTGGCCGGCATCGTCATGCTGGTCCTGCCCGGCCAGGGACTGCTGACCATGCTGATCGGCGTGTGCGTGATGGATTTTCCCGGCAAGCGGAGACTGCTCGTGCGATTGGTGGACAATCAGACGCTTCAACGGGCGCTGAACTGGGTGCGACGTAAAGAGGGCAAGACGGAGTTTGTTTTTACGGAGGAGCGGTAGAGAGGCGGTTATGCCAACTCTTCGTAGAAAAGAAACAACTATTCGATGTAATGAAAAAGAAAGCCCGACAATTATTGTCGGGCTTTCTTGTCAAGCGATATTAAGTGATTCGACGATCAGTTGCTGGCTTTCCGCCGACGGGCGAATCCCGCCAGCCCGGCGATGCCAGTACCGAACAGCAACATGGTAGCTGGTTCGGGGACGGGTTCTACAGATTCAACCATAACCACGAAATCTGTAAAATCCATATCTCCGCCACTTAGCAGGTCTTCCCATGCCAAAATGTACTCACTGTCAGTCCATGTCCCAGATGGCAGGTTAGGTAGTTGTACTTGATCAATATTATTACCTTGATAGGCAAACATATGATCAAATTGATCTGTGTTCAATGATGTGTCGCTGTGCCACAATCCATCTGGTGTGTTGAGGTAATATCCAAAAGTATCTCCGGCGAAATCTATTCCTGTGTCAGAATTGTTAACCCAAACACTACCATCTAACTTAATAGACAACATTGCTTGAGCTCCAGCAGATTGAGGACCGCTGAAAAGTTGTACGTATTTGCCTGAATTATACACTCCAAATGTGTTTAAATCTGCATAACCGGCTATTTCTATAATCATGGTAGCAATACTTCCACCGGAAGCAGTAATACTCCAATAGGAATCGTATTCATCTGCTATAAAATCAGTGGAAACGTCTAGACTACTAGGACCGCCCGGATTAGGCAATGTGATATTATCAAATACAGTTTGCAACGAACTGCCAGGAATAGGAGTTCCCACCGGATCAGCCATCGCACTCCCTGCCAACAAGCCAACCCCTGCCAGTGCGATCAACGCGCTTTTCAATAGTTGCTTCTTCATGATACCCTCCCGAGGTTATGTGAATAAACACCCACATCTGTTTTTGTTGACTTTTGCTATTCATAATCCGTGCCCGTTTGCTGTGAATGTGATATGGTTGTTTGGTTGCTGTTGATTATCATTTGAAATTATTCAATTATTTTTCTTGAGCGGGTGCCTTTTGCTCAAGAAAACGCTGTTCTTTTTTTCTTCCGATCGTCTAAATATCCCTTGCTGGGCCGTGTTCGTGGCCAAGAACTATCCAGATGGCGCGTTTGCAGGCGGAAAAGTCTGGAAAAAGCAATTTTTATTTTATTATTACAATACATTGTGCTTTTATGTCTTTTCCGGCAAGGCGGAAAACTATGGGGCGAGAAATCTCTCCATCATGGGGATGGCGCGGGAGGAACGAGTCGCGGTCCGTGCAGGATGACTGGCCAATGACAGTCGGCCGGGATGAGGTTCAGCGGGATTTTGCCTGGTTGGCTTGGGGGTGGAAGGCTGGGGCTGGCTGCTCGGTGAAGGCCAAGCCGATGTGGAAGAGGGGAGCGGTTTCAAGGGGCTCGGCCCAGATCACCCGGCCGATACCGTTCAGTTCGCTGACCGTGCCGTCGGTTTCCAGGGAGAAACGAATCAGGGTGTCTGGAGCCAGGGTTTGACGGCTGGCAAAGCGAATGCCGTGGTTGCTGAGATCGATGGTCCAAGCGTCGTCGTCCCGATGGCCGGGCATCTGGTCGCTGCCGGTTATTTCGGAAAAACGGAAAGCATGATGGCTGGGGATGCGGATCGAGCGGCGGCGGTTGACCGGCAGGCTGTCCTCGATCGCCTGGTCGACATCGATGTGCGCCTGTTGTTGAAACTGCGGACACGCGGGATGGTGGCTGGAGGTGCAGTAGGCGACAACATGTTGTTCTACCGGCAGAAAGAGTCCATCCCTGACCAGGAGGCAGGCCCGGCTCAGGGGGGACCAATGCGGGCAGACGCGCTGCTGCAGCCGGAGGGTCTCCTGGGCCGTCTCGTGTGCTTGTTCGCTAACAGGCTGTTTTTTCATGACAAAATCTATGCAAGAAATGCTCCAGATGCTGCGGCTGGCGATTGTTTACCCTTCGGGAGCAAGGGTGACTGCCGGCGGAGAAATCATTGCGGCCGGGCCGTGTCGATCCGGCAAAAAGTGTCCTTTTTTCCCTGCCCCGCCGCAAAGGCAGGGACTTTTTCGCCGGGGCACAGTATATACTAGTCCGTTTCATGACCCTGCGTTGCCCGGTGGACACGGCCTCGACCTGCCCCGGTTTCTTGGAGAACAGGAAGAACCCCATGAGTGAGATCATCCGCTACGTCAAAGGCCTCGACCCGGATCGGGATGCATGGCTGACCAATTTTTTCACCGAAAATCATCTGGCCTACGAGACCTTCCCCGATGTGGTGGCCTCGCCGGAACAGCTCAAATTCATCGTCCATCTCGAGGATGAACAGATCTATTACCCCTGCTCGGACGAGCTGTTTGCCGCGATCATCGAAAAACGGGCGGACACGGTGCTGACCTCGGCCTATATCGGTATCTGGACCCGGCTGGAGAAGCTGGTGCGCGAGGTGGTGACCGATCCCTACAAACAGCGCTACCTGCTCAGCCTGCTGACCATCAAGTACAATCACGAAACCATGCACAAGGTGCAGCTGCCCGGGCGGATCGAAAAGCGGCTGTTGGGTATCTTCACCACCATCAGCGAGATCGACCGGCCACTGGCCGTTGAACGGGAACAGGAAAACAAGCGGGTGGCCGCCTTTCTCAAGTCGGAAACCTTTGAACAACTGTTCAACTCGCCGGAAGGGTTGGAGATTGGCGACACCACCACCCTGACCGACATCGACCTGCAACTCCATCTGCTGCGTCTGCGCCGCCTGTTGCTGCTCTCCTCGATGCGGCCCATCTGGCGCCAGGATCAGCCGCCGGACAGCGATACCCTTCGCCGGGTGATGAATCAACCTCTCGATACCCCGGAATGGCAATGGATCTGCAATTGGCTGCGGGATGTGATCGCCGGCAAACGGCGGCCCTGTATCCTGTGGGTGGGCGGCCGGTCGGGGGAGATCGTCTTTGACCTGGCCATCCTTCATATTTTCATGAAGATCGGCATCAAGGTGATTTTGGCGGTCAAGCAGGATTTCTACTACCACCGGGTATCGTTCATCGATCTGCTGGAAGATCCGACCCTGGACGAGCTGCTCGAGGACGCGGACCTGATCGGCGATCCCAAGATCTCGAAGAATCAGCTGCTCCGTTACCTGGACAGCGACAATCGGCTGCTGGTCATCTCCGATGGCACCCGAGAGCCCTTCAACCCGCTGCTGACCTCGGTCACCTATGCCCGTGCCTTCAAGGAGGCCGATTTGGTGGTCTACCGCAATCCCGGAGGTCGCGAGAACATCAACAACCATTTTCAATTCACCCGCGATATCGTCTCCATCATCCCCGGCGACGACGGCGAGGTCGACATCCTGCTCAAGCCGCACCACCCCAAGGCGGTCCGCTTCTCCCGCGCCCAGCTGCGGCGC contains these protein-coding regions:
- a CDS encoding PilZ domain-containing protein — its product is MKKQPVSEQAHETAQETLRLQQRVCPHWSPLSRACLLVRDGLFLPVEQHVVAYCTSSHHPACPQFQQQAHIDVDQAIEDSLPVNRRRSIRIPSHHAFRFSEITGSDQMPGHRDDDAWTIDLSNHGIRFASRQTLAPDTLIRFSLETDGTVSELNGIGRVIWAEPLETAPLFHIGLAFTEQPAPAFHPQANQAKSR
- a CDS encoding DUF4114 domain-containing protein encodes the protein MKKQLLKSALIALAGVGLLAGSAMADPVGTPIPGSSLQTVFDNITLPNPGGPSSLDVSTDFIADEYDSYWSITASGGSIATMIIEIAGYADLNTFGVYNSGKYVQLFSGPQSAGAQAMLSIKLDGSVWVNNSDTGIDFAGDTFGYYLNTPDGLWHSDTSLNTDQFDHMFAYQGNNIDQVQLPNLPSGTWTDSEYILAWEDLLSGGDMDFTDFVVMVESVEPVPEPATMLLFGTGIAGLAGFARRRKASN
- a CDS encoding PGPGW domain-containing protein, which produces MSQADMLHLLGLLSVVTFVGSLIAVPWLIGRMQPDYFLTHWRKVDARHRRHPAWALATLVVRNTLGLLLVLAGIVMLVLPGQGLLTMLIGVCVMDFPGKRRLLVRLVDNQTLQRALNWVRRKEGKTEFVFTEER
- a CDS encoding nitroreductase family protein; the protein is MIEQLVRQTRTVRRFHQDRPLDPAMLHRLIDLARLGGSARNAQVLKYTVVTDGRLCGQLFPLLGWAGYLRDWPGPAEGERPPAYIVCLLDNELLKGPQTEAHFDLGIATQNLLLGAAEQGVFGCRIGAFSAAAVQRLLQLSDRFTALLVVALGYPAETVVLEEMGADGDIRYWHDEREVHHVPKRPLADLLVAPPEEA
- the cdaA gene encoding diadenylate cyclase CdaA encodes the protein MLDAIRFLRLLDILDILIVSFIIYRIMLLIRGTRAVQMLVGIALIIIIYFLAGKFELQTLHWLLKTFLGSILVVLVILFQTDIRRALTQMGKTPFHKTVDMAEKDLDEIVRAATYMARRRIGALIVIERGTGLRDYVDTGHRLDARLRAELLVAIFLPASPMHDGGVIIHKGRIHSSGCLLPLSQNPRIDKRYGTRHRAALGLSEETDAIVIVVSEETQEISLVQQGRITPFHDEKTLRSALGALMTPRSASTLWASWLNLWKRHAHDA